The sequence TTGTCTTCTCGGTGATTCCCTGTCTGCTGTTTGCATCAGCGCAGGACTTCAATCAGCTGGTGGTTGCTCGCCTGCTGCTCTCCATTGTTGGTGCCGGCTTTGTGATCGGTATCCGCATGGTGGCTGAATGGTTTCCGCCCAAAGAGATCGGTCTGGCGGAAGGGATCTACGGCGGTTGGGGCAACTTTGGCTCGGCCTTCTCCGCACTGACTCTCGTCGCCCTGGCTGGCTTCCTCTCCTTCTCAGGTGGCTTCGAGCTCCCCACTGGCGCCATCTTGAATTGGCGTGGAGCAATTGCTCTGACCGGCATTATTTCGGCCGTCTACGGGGTGATCTACTTCTTTAACGTCACCGATACTCCCCCGGGAAAGACCTACCAAAAGCCCGCTAAGTCCGCTGGTCTTGAAGTGACCTCCATGCGGGACTTCTGGGGCCTGCTGGGCATGAATGTTCCCTTCGCGGCCATTCTCTGCGTGCTCTGCTGGCGCCTGCAAAAGGTTGGCTTCCTGAACGCCGGCACCTATCCCCTGGCGCTCCTCGCAGTTCTCGTTTGGTTTGGCTTCCAGACCTGGGGCATTATTCGCACCAACCGCGACCTGATCAACGGCGTTAAGCAATACCCCAAGGACGACCGCTACGAGTTCAAGCAGGTCGCCATTCTGGAGCTCACCTACATCGTGAACTTCGGATCTGAGTTGGCGGTTGTCTCCATGCTGCCGACATTCTTTGAGACCACGTTTGATCTTCCGAAGGCAACTGCCGGCATCCTGGCGTCCTGTTTTGCCTTTGTGAACTTGGTGGCTCGCCCCGGTGGCGGCCTGATTTCCGACAAGCTCGGTAGCCGCAAAAACACCATGGCCTTCCTCACCGGTGGCCTGGGCATTGGTTACTTGATCATGAGCATGATCAAGCCGGGCACCTTCTCCGGTTCCCTGGGCATCACCGTCGCGGTGTTGATCACGATGCTCGCCTCGTTCTTCGTCCAGGCCGGTGAAGGCGCCACCTTCGCGATGGTGCCCCTGGTCAAGAAGCGCGTCACGGGTCAGATCGCAGGTCTGGTGGGCGCCTACGGCAACGTTGGTGCGGTTGCTTACCTGACGATCTTCAGCCTCCTGCCGATGTGGATGGGTGGCGGCAAGGATCCCTCTGCAGAGATCGTTGCTTCCTCCAACAGCGCCTTCTTCCAGATCCTCGGGATTGCCGGATTGATCGTTGCTTTCCTCTGCTTCTTCTTCCTCAAGGAGCCCAAGGGTTCCTTCTCTGCAGAGCACGCTGACGAGAAGGTGCTCGTCAACGCTTGATTCACCCCCAACACAGGGGTCTGTTCGGGGCGGCCCCGTTGAGCTGCCCCTTTTTCATTTGACGCTGTTTTGGGTGTGGTGATGGCCTCCGGCAACGTGCGCAGCCAATGTCCCTACTGCGGGGTGGGCTGTGGTCTTGAACTGATTCCACCGGCCTTGCCGGGCCAGGCGGTCAAGCGTGATGCCGAGGGCAATCCCATGTGGACGGCTCGGGGTGACCGCCAGCATCCCTCGAGCCTGGGCCAGGTCTGCATCAAGGGGGCGACCGTTGGCGAGACCTTGGCCCGGGGGCGCCTTCGCGAGCCCCTCTATCGCGCCAGCCTGGACGAACCGTTCCAACCCATCACTTGGGAGCAGGCGATGGACCTGCTGGTGGGCCGCATCCGCAGCACCTTGGCCACCAAGGGCCCCGATGCGATTGCGATGTATGGATCGGGCCAGTTCCACACCGAGGACTACTACCTGGCTCAGAAGCTGTTGAAAGGTGCGTTGGGCACGAACAACTTCGATGCCAACTCCCGCCTGTGCATGAGCTCCGCGGTGGCGGGCTACACCCGCAGCCTGGGCTCCGACGGCCCCCCGGCCTGTTACGAGGATTTGGACCACTGCACAGTGGCCTTCCTGATCGGGACCAACACCGCGGAATGCCACCCGGTGCTGTTTCAGCGCCTCTTGAAACGCAAAAAGCGCAATCCCGGCAGCGTGAAGATCGTCGTCGTCGATCCCCGCTTAACGGAGACCGCGAAGGCTGCGGATGTGCATCTGCCCATCGCTCCTGGCACGGACCTGGCGTTGCTCCACGGCCTGGCCCATCTGGTCCTCCGTGAGAACGGTCAGGACCCGGCGTTCATTGACGATCACACCGAGAACTACAAGGCCTTCTTTGATCTCGCGGCTCGCTGGACGCCGCGCAAGGTTGCTCGGTTCTGCAACATTCCAGAAAAGCGGCTGCGGGAGGTGGCGGAGCTCTTCCACCGCCGTGAGCGGGTGCTCAGCCTGTGGTCGATGGG is a genomic window of Synechococcus sp. A10-1-5-1 containing:
- a CDS encoding NarK family nitrate/nitrite MFS transporter, translating into MLSDLWSLQGRYRTLHLTWFAFFLTFVVWFNLAPLATTVKADLGLDLGQIRTVAICNVALTIPARVLIGMLLDKFGPRKTYSGILVFSVIPCLLFASAQDFNQLVVARLLLSIVGAGFVIGIRMVAEWFPPKEIGLAEGIYGGWGNFGSAFSALTLVALAGFLSFSGGFELPTGAILNWRGAIALTGIISAVYGVIYFFNVTDTPPGKTYQKPAKSAGLEVTSMRDFWGLLGMNVPFAAILCVLCWRLQKVGFLNAGTYPLALLAVLVWFGFQTWGIIRTNRDLINGVKQYPKDDRYEFKQVAILELTYIVNFGSELAVVSMLPTFFETTFDLPKATAGILASCFAFVNLVARPGGGLISDKLGSRKNTMAFLTGGLGIGYLIMSMIKPGTFSGSLGITVAVLITMLASFFVQAGEGATFAMVPLVKKRVTGQIAGLVGAYGNVGAVAYLTIFSLLPMWMGGGKDPSAEIVASSNSAFFQILGIAGLIVAFLCFFFLKEPKGSFSAEHADEKVLVNA